A window from Gallus gallus isolate bGalGal1 chromosome 5, bGalGal1.mat.broiler.GRCg7b, whole genome shotgun sequence encodes these proteins:
- the LOC107053596 gene encoding inositol 1,4,5-trisphosphate receptor-interacting protein-like 1, whose product MALAFVFSLLAQRVPCVGDYLDEETLNRMQQREEYLQEQMTKLLLEIEEMEMARSRMGLQALLFALLPYWKIVSVLCLFVFLFWFMWKIHKKFRGVEDNSGVESSSSEEQQQEQQEQQEQQEQEQQEQQEQQMQVVKVKAKDEFVFAEEFWPIHTHQEDGEQILSLLHHLIDICQHIAADTFYPVPAHTTGVGSVYEGWCPLVNKPVFCVVVPLLAPRGHTFHLDLGAPEELPARNSRVRVELECTCGREQEMRMRCFLHASAAELRNQKSNVLRNLCTDSYLDVEKTAQWFQKLIRNAWKCRHSSTMRSLNVTQSKRSCRFQVTDVYKKIFLVEMLFGVQQDDTDIFLSSQETEIGTTPSTIWPQSCAVAEAKFFLLVAARAKERNFYIRYMQVCTYILAGLNFSVYELKTVLMHLLTAIPLEGWHRSYFLERIDDILRYLRCCVEEKHLGHFFIGNEDVPAEIILPQDFRESEPLNLFEHLEDPERHEQALQELEELQDRLLSLLIYGK is encoded by the coding sequence ATGGCTTTGGCGTTTGTCTTCTCGTTGTTGGCGCAGAGAGTGCCATGTGTTGGTGATTATTTGGATGAGGAAACCCTCAACCGCATGCAGCAGCGTGAGGAGTATCTGCAAGAGCAGAtgacaaagctgctgctggagatagaagaaatggaaatggcGCGGAGCAGGATGGGCTTGCAAGccctgctctttgctttgttgcCATACTGGAAAATTGTGAGCGTTCTTTGTCTCTTCGTCTTTCTGTTTTGGTTCATGTGGAAGATCCACAAGAAGTTCCGGGGCGTTGAAGACAACAGTGGTGTGGAGAGCtccagcagtgaggagcagcagcaggagcagcaggagcagcaggagcagcaggagcaggagcagcaggagcagcaggagcaacaGATGCAGGTGGtgaaagtgaaagcaaaggATGAATTTGTCTTTGCTGAAGAGTTCTGGCCAATCCATACCCATCAAGAGGATGGTGAACAGATCCTCTCGCTGTTGCATCACCTCATCGATATCTGCCAACATATCGCGGCAGATACTTTCTATCCAGTGCCAGCACACACCACCGGGGTGGGCAGTGTCTATGAAGGCTGGTGTCCCCTTGTAAATAAGCCTGTCTTCTGCGTGGTTGTGCCCCTGTTGGCCCCCCGTGGGCACACTTTCCACCTGGATCTGGGCGCCCCAGAGGAGCTGCCAGCGAGGAACTCCCGTGTCCGTGTAGAGCTGGAATGCACGTGCGGGAGGGAGCAGGAGATGCGCATGCGATGCTTCCTCCACGCCTCTGCGGCAGAGCTGAGAAATCAGAAGTCCAACGTCCTACGCAACCTCTGCACTGACTCCTACCTGGATGTGGAGAAGACTGCCCAGTGGTTCCAGAAGCTGATCAGAAATGCCTGGAAATGCAGGCATTCGTCAACAATGCGCAGCCTGAATGTGACGCAGTCCAAGCGCTCCTGCAGGTTTCAGGTGACAGATGTCTACAAGAAAATCTTCTTAGTTGAGATGCTGTTTGGCGTACAGCAAGATGACACGGACATCTTTCTGAGCAGCCAGGAGACAGAGATCGGTACTACTCCCAGCACGATCTggccacagagctgtgctgtggcagaagCAAAGTTCTTCCTACTTGTAGCCGCCCGTGCCAAGGAAAGGAATTTCTACATCAGATATATGCAAGTGTGCACCTATATCCTGGCGGGCCTCAACTTTTCAGTCTATGAACTGAAGACAGTGCTCATGCACCTCCTGACTGCCATCCCTTTGGAAGGTTGGCATAGGAGCTATTTCCTGGAGCGGATCGATGACATCTTGCGCTACCTGCGCTGCTGCGTGGAGGAGAAGCATCTGGGCCACTTCTTCATTGGAAATGAAGACGTGCCTGCAGAGATTATCTTGCCGCAGGATTTCCGAGAGTCCGAACCGCTCAACCTCTTCGAGCACCTGGAGGATCCGGAAAGACAtgagcaggcactgcaggagtTGGAGGAGCTGCAAGATCGGCTCCTGAGCCTGCTGATCTATGGGAAGTGA
- the LOC107056422 gene encoding inositol 1,4,5-trisphosphate receptor-interacting protein-like 1: protein MVFFLAPSLIMALAFVFSLLAQRVPCVGDYLDEETLNRMQQREEYLQEQMTKLLLEIEEMERAQGRMGLQALLFALLPYWKTVSVLCLFVFLFWFMWKIHKKFRGVEDDSDVESSSSEEQQQEQQELEQQEQQMQVVEVEAKDEFVFAEEFWPIHTHQEDGEQILSLLHHLIDICQHIVADTFYPVPAHTTGVGSVYEGWCPLVNEPVFCVVVSLLAPRGHTFHPDLGAPEELPARNSRVRVELECTCGREQEMRMRCFLHASAAELRNQQSNLLHSLCTDSYLDVEKTAHWFQNLIRNAWKCTHLSAMCSLNVTQSKRSCRLQVTDVYKKIFLVEMLFGVQQDDTDIFLSSQETEVGTTPSTTWPQSCAVAEAKFFLLVAARAEERNFYIRYMQVCAYILAGLNFSVYELKTVLMHLLTAIPLESWHGRYFLERIDDLLRYLRCCVEEKHLGHFFIGNEDVPAEIILPQDFRESEPLNLFQHLEDAERHEQALQELEELQDRLMSLLIYGK, encoded by the exons atggttttttttttggctccaTCCCTG ATCATGGCTTTGGCGTTTGTCTTCTCGTTGTTGGCGCAGAGAGTGCCATGTGTTGGTGATTATTTGGATGAGGAAACCCTCAACCGCATGCAGCAGCGTGAGGAGTATCTGCAAGAGCAGAtgacaaagctgctgctggagatagAAGAGATGGAAAGGGCGCAGGGCAGGATGGGCTTGCAAGccctgctctttgctttgttgcCATACTGGAAAACTGTGAGCGTTCTTTGTCTCTTCGTCTTTCTGTTTTGGTTCATGTGGAAGATCCACAAGAAGTTCCGGGGCGTTGAAGACGACAGTGATGTGGAGAGCtccagcagtgaggagcagcagcaggagcagcaggagctggagcagcaggagcaacaGATGCAGGTGGTGGAAGTGGAAGCGAAGGATGAATTTGTCTTTGCTGAAGAGTTCTGGCCAATCCATACCCATCAAGAGGATGGTGAACAGATCCTCTCGCTGTTGCATCACCTCATTGATATCTGCCAACATATCGTGGCGGATACTTTCTATCCAGTGCCAGCACACACCACTGGGGTGGGCAGTGTCTATGAAGGCTGGTGTCCCCTTGTAAATGAGCCTGTCTTCTGCGTGGTTGTGTCCCTGTTGGCCCCCCGTGGGCACACTTTCCACCCGGATCTGGGCGCCCCAGAGGAGCTGCCAGCGAGGAACTCCCGTGTCCGTGTAGAGCTGGAATGCACGTGCGGGAGGGAGCAGGAGATGCGCATGCGATGCTTCCTCCACGCCTCCGCGGCAGAGCTGAGAAATCAGCAGTCCAACCTCCTGCACAGCCTCTGCACTGACTCCTACCTGGATGTAGAGAAGACTGCTCACTGGTTCCAGAACCTGATCAGAAATGCCTGGAAATGCACGCATTTGTCAGCAATGTGCAGCCTGAATGTGACGCAGTCCAAGCGCTCCTGCAGGCTTCAGGTGACAGATGTCTACAAGAAAATCTTCTTAGTTGAGATGCTGTTTGGCGTACAGCAAGATGACACGGACATCTTTCTGAGCAGCCAGGAGACAGAGGTCGGTACTACCCCCAGCACGACCTggccacagagctgtgctgtggcagaagCGAAGTTCTTCCTACTTGTAGCCGCCCGTGCTGAGGAGAGGAATTTCTACATCAGATATATGCAAGTGTGCGCCTATATCCTGGCGGGCCTCAACTTTTCAGTCTATGAACTGAAGACAGTGCTCATGCACCTCCTGACTGCCATCCCTTTGGAAAGCTGGCATGGGAGATATTTCCTGGAGCGGATCGATGACCTCTTGCGCTACCTGCGCTGCTGCGTGGAGGAGAAGCATCTGGGCCACTTCTTCATTGGAAATGAAGACGTGCCTGCGGAGATTATCTTGCCGCAGGATTTCCGAGAGTCCGAACCGCTcaacctcttccagcacctggaGGATGCGGAAAGACAtgagcaggcactgcaggagtTGGAGGAGCTGCAAGATCGGCTCATGAGCCTGCTGATCTATGGGAAGTGA